The Geothrix sp. DNA segment GGATCGCGCCCACGAAGGGGTGCTTCGGGCCCAGCTCCCTGGCCGCATCCTCCAGGCCGCGGGTGAAGAGGAGGGTCTCCTGCTCGGGGTTGGGCGCCTGTCCCATCATCCCGGTGGCGGGCCCGGCGAGGCGGGTCTTCAGGGTCTTGAGGCCGCTCTCGGAGCGGTACTCCGTGAGGCGCTTCTCCACGGGCAGGTCCAGCTGCTCGCCAAGGCGCACCAGCGCGAGGGCCTGGCCCAGGGTGGTGGAGCGGGCGGCGCCCACGTACTGGGTCTCCTTGGCCAATCCGGCCTGGGTCTTCAGGGCCTGCTCGATCTTCGTCCAGCTCTGGCCCGTGGTGGCGGACAGCTTGGGGTCCTTGGCCACGGCGGCCTTCAGGGCCTTCTCGTCGGCCTCGATGCGCTTCATGGCCTCGGGATCCTTCAGGCCGGCCAGGGCGCCCTCGTTGGCCTTGGCGCCGTTGTTGACGCCGAGGATGAGGGTCTGGACCTGGCGGGCGTGCTCGGCGCTGCGCTTGCCGTACTCCTCGAGGATGCCGCGCGTGCGGTCCGCGGAGCGCAGGTAGGCGGGGATGCCCAGGTCGCGGTCGTACTTCATCTGGGCGAAGGTCTGCAGGCGGCTGGTGCGGCCGGGGTGGCCCACCACGAAGGTGAGGTCGCCGGTCTTCAGGCCCTCGGTACTCCAGGTGAGGTGGTGGGGCGGGTTGTAGGGCTTGTCGTTCTCGTAGACGCGCACGAGGGAGAAGTCCAGGTCATGCCGCGGGTAGGTGAAGTTGTCGTAGTCACCGCCGAAGGCCGCCACGGCGATCTCGGGCGCGGCCACCAGGCGCACGTCCTTGAAGACCTTGAAGCCGTACATCCAGGTCTCGCCGCCCTGGTAGAGGTTCACGGCGTCGTAGGTGAGGCCGCCCTGCTTCTCCAGCTCGGCCTTGATGGCATCCAGCTCCTTGGCGCGGGCCTCGGCGGCCTTCTTCTCGGAGAGCCCCGCGGGCACGGCCCTGGCCACGCGCTCGGTCACGTTCTCCATGGCCATGAGCGTGCGGTACGTGAGGCCGGGGATCTTGAGCTCCTGCTCGCGGGTGGTGGCCACGAACCCGTTCTTCACCAGGTCGCGCTCCTTGGTGGAGAGGCGCTGGATGGAGCCGCGGGTGCAGTGGTGGTTGGTGAGCACGAGGCCGTCGGCGCTCACGAAGGAGCCCGTGCAGCCGCCCAGGGTGAGCGTAGAGAGGCGCACGTGGTCGATCCAGTCCTTCGAGGGTTCGAAGGCGTACTTCTCCTTCAGCTGCTTCAGGGGCAGGTTGTCGAAGGTCCACATGCCCTCCTCGGCGCGCAGCGCGGGAAGGGCGAGCAGGAGGGCAAGGGCGGTAAGGCGGCGCATGGTGTCTCCGGAGGGCGGAAGGATTACTTGCCGGTCAGCTCGGCCACGAGCGCGGTGGCGCCGTAGACCTTGTCGAGCGCGTGGAGGATGGCGCGGGCATCCAGCGAGACGCCGCGGTTGGCCGCCTCGTCGTAGTAGTAGTTGCCGGGCAGCATCTCGATGTTGCCGTCGAAGATGAGACCCACCAGCTCGCCCTTGCGGTCGATCACCGGGGAGCCGGAATTGCCCCCGATGATGTCCACCTTGTGGGCGAAGTTGAAGGGGACCGCGGGATCCATGGCGCCGCGCCGGTCGATCCAGCGCTGCGGCAGGACCCAGGCGCCGTCGTGGGCCCGGGCCGCGTTGCCGCCCCAGCCGTCGTGGCGATCATAGAGGCCACCGATGGTGGTGAAGGGCTGCATCAGGGTGCCGTTGGCCTTGTATTCGGCCACGGGGCCGTACGTGAGGCGCATGGTGAAGGTGGCGTCGGGATAGGTGTTCTTGCCGTAGACCGCGAAGCGGGCCTTGGCGATGCGCGCGCCGTGCTCGGCCACGACGCTGGTGACCAGCTCGTCCTGCTTCTTCCGGAGCTCCCGGGTGATGGGTTCGAGTTTCCGGGCGAGGAGGATCATGGGGTCCGAGCTCTCGGCGACGGCCTTCTTGCCGCCGGCCAGGAGGGCCTTGCGGACCTCGGGATCACTGAGCCTGGAGCCTTCCACGGCCGCCTTGGCCACCTCGGCGGGGGACTTGCCGCCCAGCATGGCCTTCACGAAGCGGTGCTGGGGGCCCAGCTCCCGGGCGGCCTGGGCCAGCCCGCGCGTGAACATGAAGATCTCCTGCTCCTTGTAGAAGGGGGCGGGCACGCCCTGGCGGGCCTTGGCGGTCTTCAGGCTGGCGTCGCTGTACTCGGGCAGCCGCTGGTCGCTGGGCAGGGCCTCCTGGTCGGTGATGCGCACCAGGGAGAGGGCATGCCCCAGCAGGGTGGAATGGGCCGTGCCGACGTAGCTCTGGTCCTTGATGAGCCCCCGGGCCGCCTTCATGGCCTGCTCGATCCGGGTCCAGCTCTGGCCCGCCTGGGCCTGGAGCGCGGGCGACTTGGCCACCTTGGCGCGCAGGGCCTCCTCGTGCGCCTGGATGCGGGCGAGGGCCTCCTTGTTCTTCAAGCCGGCGAGGTAGCCGCTGCGGGCCTTGAGGCCGTTCTCGATGCCGAGGATCTGGGTCTCGACCTGGCGCGCCGCCTCCGGGGAGGCCTTCCCGAACTCGATCAGACCCTGCCGGCGGGATTCCAGGTCCTTCAGGCCCATGGGCAGGGCGAAGTCGCGGGCGTAGGCCATCTGGGCCAGGGTGTCCTGCCGGTTGGTGCGGCCGGGGTGCCCCGTCACGAAGGTGAGGTCGCCCGCCTTGAGCCCCGTCTCCGTCCACTTGAGGAAATCCTTCGGCTGGTAGGGCTGGCCGTTCTCGTAGACGCGGAAGAGGGTCATGTCCAGGCTGTGGCGGGGATAGGTGAAGTTGTCGAAATCGCCGCCGAACAGGGCCACCTGCAGCTCGGGCGCGAACACCAGCCGCACGTCGGTGTGCTTCTTGTAGCTGTAGATCCAGTGCTCGCCGCCCTGGTAGAGGCTCACGTGCTCGCAGGTGAGGCCGCTCTTCTCCTGCATCTCCTTCTTGATCTTCTCGATTTCCGCGTCCCGGAGCTTCAGCGCCTCCTTCTCGGGGGTGCCGGCCGGCACGGCCCGGGAGAGGCGATCCGTGATGTCGTCCATGGCCATGAGGGTCACGAGCTCGAGCCCGGGCACCTTGATCTCGGCCTCGCGGTTCGCGGCGCTGAAGCCGTTCTTGACGTAGTCGTGCTCCTTGCTGCTCACCCGCTGGATCCAGCCGCGGCCCACGTGGTGGTTGGTGAGCACCAGACCGTCCCTGCTCACGAAGGAGCCCGAGGCACCCGGGAAGCGGAGGCAGGAGAGGCGCAGGTGGTCCAGCCAGGCCTGATCCGGCGCCCAGCCGTACTTGGCCTGGATGGCCTTGGTGGGCAGGTTGTCGAAGGTCCACATGCCTTCTTCGGCCCGCAGGGAGGCGGCGGCCAGGGTGAAACCCAGAAGGGACAGGGCCAGGGAACGGGGCTTCATGCGGGCTCCAGACAGGGTCAGAGGAAAGACCATCGTATCACTAAGTATCCGCCCCCCGGCCGGGCGCACCCTGCACAGAATCAAGCCGATCCATTTCCATTCGATGTTAAGTAGGGATGACAGTCGACCCTTCAGTCCCCCCCGGATCAGGTGATCATCGTCACTTGGGAACCAGGATGTCTTGAATGTTTTACAATTGAGACTCAGGATCATAAACATGACGAACCCAACCTCCCCCCTCCTCTACCGGCTCCTTCCCGCCCTCCTCCTCGCCGCTTCGCTGACGGCCCAGGAGAAGAAGGAAGGCCCCATCCAGGACAACTCCTTCCTCGTGGAGGAGGCCTACAACCAGGAACCCGGCGTGGTGCAGCACATCAGCACCTTCACCCGCTTCCAGGAATCCAAGGACTGGATCTACACCTTCACCCAGGAATGGCCCGTGGGCGGCATCACCCACCAGCTCAGCTATACCCTGCCCTGGCAGCGCCTGGCCTCCCTCGACGGCAAGCAGGCCTTCGGGGATGTCGCCCTCAACTACCGCTACCAGCTGCTCGGCGACGGCGAGGCCAAGGTGGCCATCGCGCCCCGCCTGTCCGTCCTGCTGCCCACCGGGGACGAGAAGACCGGCTACGGCCGCGGCGCCACCGGCATCCAGGTCATGTTCCCGGTGAGCGTGGTCCTGACCGACACCCTCGTGGCCCACTCCAACGTGGGCGCCACCCGCACCCCGAACGCCAAGAACCCCCTCGGCGACAAGGCCACCACCCAGGACCTGGCCCTGGGCCAGAGCTTCATCTGGCTCGTCAATTCCCGCTTCAACCTGATGCTGGAGTACGTCCACACCCGCAGCCAGGCCGTCATCGGCCCCGACCAGACCCAGGTCCAGACCGCCACCTACCTGAGCCCCGGCATCCGCTGGGCCTACAACTTCCCCAGCGGCCTCCAGATCGTGCCGGGCATCGCCGCGCCCATCGGCGTGGGGGCCAGCCGCGGCGAGAAGGCGATCTTCCTCTACCTGAGCTTCGAGCACCCCTTCACCAAGACGAAGTAGCCGCCCGGCCCGCCCGATCTACTTCCGCTCCGCCTCGTAGGCCCGGTCCCCGGCGCCGGCGAGGCGGTGTTTTTCGGCGTACCCGCGCTTGTGGTAGACCACCAGGTGCACCAGGAACATCAGCACCAGAACGCCGCCGAAGGTGCAGACGATGGTGGCCCCCGTGGGCGTGTCCAGCTTCACGGAGAACAACACGCCCAGGGCCGAGACCAGGGTCCCCATGGTCCAGCCGATGGCCAGCCGGGGGCCGATGCGGTCGGTGAAGAGCATCGCCCCGACGGAGGGCACGATCAGGTAGCAGAACACCAGCAGCACGCCGGCGATGGCCACGCTGGAGGTGACCACCAGGCCGAAGGACGCGTAGAAGAGGAAGTCCCACAGGCGGACCGAGATGCCCTGGGCCTCGGCCTCCTTCGGGTTCATGGAGATCAGCAGGAAGCGCTTCCGGAAGATGAAGTGGAAGAGCCCGATGACGCCGTACAGGGCGGCGGTCTTCCCCACCTCGGCCCACGACACCGCCAGGATGTTGCCCACCAGCATGTCCTTCAGGTGCTCGGTCTCGCCCGTGGCCTTGCTCATGGCCAGGATGGCGGCGGCCGACGCCACGGCGTAGGCGATGCCGATGAAGGCCTCCTGCGGGATGTGGGCCCGCTTGGATCTCGCCACGGAGAAGACGAAGGCGCCCAGGAAGGTGAACCCGAGGCTGATCCAGTAGGCGGACGTGCCGTGGGGGTCGAAGCCCATGATGAGGGCCACGATGGCCCCCAGGGCCGCGATCTGGGCCAGGGCGAGGTCCACGAAGATGACGCCCCGCTCCACGACGTGGACGCCGAGGTAGGCGTGGATGCCCGTGAGGATCAGGCTCGCCGCAAGCGGCGCCAGCAGGAACTGGAGAATGTCCATGGGTCGTCCTTCCCTTGATCGCGCGGGCTACTTTGCCTGCTGGAATGCCCTGACGAGCAGGTTCACGTCGTAGTCGAACAGCTTGATGTAGTCGCCCGTGTCCTTGTCGCCGCCCACGGAGGGCATCAGGACCACCACCTGCCCGCCCGTCTCCCGCGCTACGCTCTGGGGCGTCTTCAGGTCGAAGTAGGGCTCCACCAGGATCAGCTTCACGCCCTGGCGCTTCATGAGGGCGATGAGCTCCACCACGTGCGCCGGGCTGGGGGGGATCCCGGGGCGCGGCTCGACGTAGTCCACCACCTGCAGCCCGAAGCGCTTCACGAAGTTGGGCCAGGACTGGTGGTAGGTGACCACCTTCCGGCCCCGGTAGGGCTTCATGGCGTCATCCCAGCGGCGCTCCGCGTCGGTCAGGCGCCTCCGGAAGTCCTCGAGCCGCTGCTGGAAGTAGGCTGCGTTCCCGGGGCTCATCTGGGTGAGTTTCTGGGCCAGGCCCGTGGCGACCCGCAGGCCGTTCTTGGGATCCAGCCAGTAGTGGGGATTGCCCTGCGGGTGCACGTCCCCCATGGCCCGGGAGACCTGCGCGGTGGGGATCTCCAGGATCTCCGCGAACCGCGAGGCATCGAAGTAGCCGGGCGCGGCGGGCTGGATCTTCGGGTTCCCGCTCTGGGTGATGAGGGGTGGCAGCCAGCCGATCTCCAGCTCGAGCCCCACCACCACCACCAGGTCGGCCCGGCGCAGGTTCAGCAGGAAGCTCGGCTTGGCCTCCACGAAGTGGGGATCCTGGTACCCGCGGGCGATGGCGGTCACGCTCACCCGGTCGCCGCCCACCTCGCTGACCAGGGACCCCAGGTCCGTGGTGGCGGCGACGACGTTGAGCTTCCCGTCGGCCAGCACGGGCTGGGCGGCGAAGGCGGCCATCAGGAGGGCCATCACCAGGGATCGGCGGGTCTGCCACTGGATCTTCATCGGGTGCCTCGGGGATGCTTCAAGGGTGGGAAAGGTGCTGGCCCATCATGGCCTGGGACGATCAGAAGGGGTGGGCGCCGTGCGCTCCCAGGACGAACACCAGCTGCAGGCGCAGTTCGCTCGCATCCTGATGACCGTCGTACCGGGTGAAGCGGTACTGCCCCCGCACCTGGCTGAACTCGCTCATCCAGTAGGTCAGGAGGGCCGAGGCGCCCCGGTCCAGCTGGCTGGATTGCGCGGCCCGCTCGGACCAGTCGTACCGGCCCCCCAGGGTCCAGCGCTGGTCCAGCCGGTACTCGAGGCTCGAGTAGAAGCCGAAGGCCCGCTGCTGGACCGGCAGCTGATCGCGGCGGCTCCACACGAGCTCGGTCCGCCACAGGAGCGAGTTGTAGATCGAGCGCCGCAGCGGCTTCCAGCGGAGGCTCACGTCCACGCCGTGGAGCTTCGTCAGGAAGTCGTGCCCCAGGTCGTTGTGCCCCTGGGCGTAGGAGTAGCCGAGCTCCAGGTTCGTGTTCTCGGTCAAGTCCTCATAGCCCCGCAGGTGGCCCACGAAGCTCAGGTCGTTCTTCCGGCTGGATTTGAACAGGTCGCCTGAATCCCCGCGGAACACCTGGGCGGTGGCCTCCAGGAAGAGGTCTCCCGGCGCGGGCAGGATGCGGCTCACGGACAGCCCCATGTCGCTGATGCCGTCCTCGCCGTTCACCAGGTTCTCCGTCACCAGCGGACGGTCCGTCCAGGGCAGCGCGTGGTTGTGCGTGGCGTTCACCTTGCCGAAGGCGGCCCGCAGCTTGCCGACCCTGGCCACGAACTCCCCGGGCAGGGCCGTCAGCGTGACGAAGGCCTCCTCCACGCTGACCCCGCCATCGCCGAAGGAGAGGAACACGTCCCCCCTGGAATAGGGGTCGATGACCGACTGCAGACCCAGCTCGGCCTCGTGCATCTCCAGGCCGGGCACGGGACGCACGTCGTTGCGGCCGACCGATCCGCGGAAGTCGCCGTTCAGGCTGATGTCCGGGTTCAGGGCCTTGGCCGCCGACCCCCCGGCCCCGCCCAGCGGGGGGGCTTCCGCCCGGGGCGCGGCCTGGGCCGCCTTCAGGGCCTGCACTTCCTCTTCGAGCTTGCGAAGCCGCTCCTCCTGGGCCTTCTGCGGGTCCTCCGCCG contains these protein-coding regions:
- a CDS encoding S46 family peptidase, translating into MRRLTALALLLALPALRAEEGMWTFDNLPLKQLKEKYAFEPSKDWIDHVRLSTLTLGGCTGSFVSADGLVLTNHHCTRGSIQRLSTKERDLVKNGFVATTREQELKIPGLTYRTLMAMENVTERVARAVPAGLSEKKAAEARAKELDAIKAELEKQGGLTYDAVNLYQGGETWMYGFKVFKDVRLVAAPEIAVAAFGGDYDNFTYPRHDLDFSLVRVYENDKPYNPPHHLTWSTEGLKTGDLTFVVGHPGRTSRLQTFAQMKYDRDLGIPAYLRSADRTRGILEEYGKRSAEHARQVQTLILGVNNGAKANEGALAGLKDPEAMKRIEADEKALKAAVAKDPKLSATTGQSWTKIEQALKTQAGLAKETQYVGAARSTTLGQALALVRLGEQLDLPVEKRLTEYRSESGLKTLKTRLAGPATGMMGQAPNPEQETLLFTRGLEDAARELGPKHPFVGAILGGRKPADVAKALVEGTRLADPAVRKALVEGGAKAVAESTDPMIQLARKLEPTLLALRRKQDGVKAILDEHGARIAKARFAVYGKTLPPDATGSLRITYGAVSTYPANGTLIQPFTTYLGLYDRHLGWGGNQAKDHTDWNLPQRWLDRMGQLDLKTPLNFSHTVDTTGGNSGSPVVNRKGELVGLLFDGNIEGNAGRYFYDEKVNRSVSVDARAILEALVKVYDAPHLAAELTGK
- a CDS encoding S46 family peptidase: MKPRSLALSLLGFTLAAASLRAEEGMWTFDNLPTKAIQAKYGWAPDQAWLDHLRLSCLRFPGASGSFVSRDGLVLTNHHVGRGWIQRVSSKEHDYVKNGFSAANREAEIKVPGLELVTLMAMDDITDRLSRAVPAGTPEKEALKLRDAEIEKIKKEMQEKSGLTCEHVSLYQGGEHWIYSYKKHTDVRLVFAPELQVALFGGDFDNFTYPRHSLDMTLFRVYENGQPYQPKDFLKWTETGLKAGDLTFVTGHPGRTNRQDTLAQMAYARDFALPMGLKDLESRRQGLIEFGKASPEAARQVETQILGIENGLKARSGYLAGLKNKEALARIQAHEEALRAKVAKSPALQAQAGQSWTRIEQAMKAARGLIKDQSYVGTAHSTLLGHALSLVRITDQEALPSDQRLPEYSDASLKTAKARQGVPAPFYKEQEIFMFTRGLAQAARELGPQHRFVKAMLGGKSPAEVAKAAVEGSRLSDPEVRKALLAGGKKAVAESSDPMILLARKLEPITRELRKKQDELVTSVVAEHGARIAKARFAVYGKNTYPDATFTMRLTYGPVAEYKANGTLMQPFTTIGGLYDRHDGWGGNAARAHDGAWVLPQRWIDRRGAMDPAVPFNFAHKVDIIGGNSGSPVIDRKGELVGLIFDGNIEMLPGNYYYDEAANRGVSLDARAILHALDKVYGATALVAELTGK
- a CDS encoding metal ABC transporter permease → MDILQFLLAPLAASLILTGIHAYLGVHVVERGVIFVDLALAQIAALGAIVALIMGFDPHGTSAYWISLGFTFLGAFVFSVARSKRAHIPQEAFIGIAYAVASAAAILAMSKATGETEHLKDMLVGNILAVSWAEVGKTAALYGVIGLFHFIFRKRFLLISMNPKEAEAQGISVRLWDFLFYASFGLVVTSSVAIAGVLLVFCYLIVPSVGAMLFTDRIGPRLAIGWTMGTLVSALGVLFSVKLDTPTGATIVCTFGGVLVLMFLVHLVVYHKRGYAEKHRLAGAGDRAYEAERK
- a CDS encoding metal ABC transporter substrate-binding protein, which produces MKIQWQTRRSLVMALLMAAFAAQPVLADGKLNVVAATTDLGSLVSEVGGDRVSVTAIARGYQDPHFVEAKPSFLLNLRRADLVVVVGLELEIGWLPPLITQSGNPKIQPAAPGYFDASRFAEILEIPTAQVSRAMGDVHPQGNPHYWLDPKNGLRVATGLAQKLTQMSPGNAAYFQQRLEDFRRRLTDAERRWDDAMKPYRGRKVVTYHQSWPNFVKRFGLQVVDYVEPRPGIPPSPAHVVELIALMKRQGVKLILVEPYFDLKTPQSVARETGGQVVVLMPSVGGDKDTGDYIKLFDYDVNLLVRAFQQAK
- a CDS encoding TonB-dependent receptor encodes the protein MPHAFPRAALILLLAAGLPVGVARAQSPPAPQPAEDPQKAQEERLRKLEEEVQALKAAQAAPRAEAPPLGGAGGSAAKALNPDISLNGDFRGSVGRNDVRPVPGLEMHEAELGLQSVIDPYSRGDVFLSFGDGGVSVEEAFVTLTALPGEFVARVGKLRAAFGKVNATHNHALPWTDRPLVTENLVNGEDGISDMGLSVSRILPAPGDLFLEATAQVFRGDSGDLFKSSRKNDLSFVGHLRGYEDLTENTNLELGYSYAQGHNDLGHDFLTKLHGVDVSLRWKPLRRSIYNSLLWRTELVWSRRDQLPVQQRAFGFYSSLEYRLDQRWTLGGRYDWSERAAQSSQLDRGASALLTYWMSEFSQVRGQYRFTRYDGHQDASELRLQLVFVLGAHGAHPF